In Excalfactoria chinensis isolate bCotChi1 chromosome 5, bCotChi1.hap2, whole genome shotgun sequence, a single genomic region encodes these proteins:
- the LBHD2 gene encoding LBH domain-containing protein 2 produces the protein MTEVMNTREPVMEEFALSQSPEEEGGPSSQAFPDTREKYPKLSKRLPSIVVEPTESGEVESGELRWPPDDLKSAEDKGLHGDQRVCIQQQQQQQMDMEDTLVHPAPEVEDSTDTLESRTEKDE, from the exons ATGACAGAGGTGATGAACACACGGGAACCGGTGATGGAGGAATTTGCGCTCAGTCAATCTCCTGAGGAGGAAGGGGGCCCTTCCAGCCAG GCTTTCCCAGATACACGTGAGAAGTACCCCAAGCTGTCCAAGAGACTGCCATCGATTGTGGTGGAGCCAACTGAGTCCGGTGAGGTGGAGAGCGGGGAGCTGCGCTGGCCTCCCGATGACCTGAAATCAGCAGAGGACAAGGGTCTTCATGGTGACCAAAGAGtctgcatccagcagcagcagcagcagcagatggataTGGAAG ATACTTTAGTGCATCCAGCTCCAGAAGTGGAAGACAGCACAGATACTCTTGAAAGCAGAACGGAAAAGGATGAGTAG